A stretch of Besnoitia besnoiti strain Bb-Ger1 chromosome III, whole genome shotgun sequence DNA encodes these proteins:
- a CDS encoding hypothetical protein (encoded by transcript BESB_045310): protein MAAACCSATGAQPGYWCCSAPVETEEEIWHRRKREHVLESLSRVKGLSPYSKVVLQPDVDYVIDELEQRDIEDSNKLVCGTQTVAFANSFCLLIWLGLYALLMLGLQFRLYRMIGNLPLPAHWPDPLPWVEAIEQDYNVKFDAYYSCGIGAMMLVMTLSFASARSNIGGFIDRMTKHLIRVAQEELRTDVRDSVDHDFYSFINRLPHYFCVSEDLTKASIRKIHRRLHTDLDIRTSVVDFELKGPLAIRHEVQKRVANRMCCWSLWFFFLPWLLTMMANASLALRVYTMAYKKDHEIEVRSPDVIREGGYESALRDEGMQHIGYALLVNLLVWIYLVVVQLKCFTFYVIRLLYPRIKVAITTYCDRLLAKTWHGTVLDGIAEYIDDVKTNVGFAEEEIRLSLAQRSSNHKASFHGTPLLEFRRGHAGDSGVANAISELESPDRVRLHSEVFD, encoded by the exons ATGGCGGCCGCGTGCTGCTCCGCCACCGGAGCGCAGCCAGGGTACTGGTGCTGCAGCGCACCAGTAGAAACTGAAGAAGAGATATGGCATCGACGGAAAAGGGAGCATGTCCTGGAGTCCCTGAGTCGTGTCAAGGGGCTTTCCCCTTACTCGAAAGTAGTCCTCCAGCCGGATGTCGACTACGTCATTGACGAACTGGAGCAGAGGGACATAGAGGACTCCAACAAACTTGTCTGCGGAACACAAACTGTGGCATTCGCCAACAGTTTCTGTCTGCTTATTTGGTTGGGCTTGTACGCCCTTCTTATGCTCGGCTTACAGTTTCGCCTTTACAGAATGATCGGGAATCTG CCCCTACCAGCACATTGGCCAGATCCTCTTCCCTGGGTGGAAGCCATCGAACAGGACTACAACGTCAAATTCGACGCCTACTACAGCTGCGGTATTGGTGCCATGATGCTGGTTATGACGCTCTCTTTCGCATCAGCGAGGTCCAATATCGGCGGCTTCATTGACAGG ATGACCAAGCATTTGATACGGGTGGCACAGGAAGAACTCCGTACGGATGTCCGAGATTCAGTTGACCACGATTTCTACTCGTTTATTAACAGGCTTCCGCACTACTTCTGTGTTTCGGAAGACCTAACGAAAGCGTCGATAAGGAAAATCCATCGACGACTACATACTGATTTGGACATCCGCACTTCTGTCGTCGACTTTGAACTGAAAGGCCCTTTGGCAATTCGCCACGAGGTCCAGAAAAGAGTTGCAAATAGAATGTGTTGCTGGTCGCTAtggtttttctttctcccaTGGCTCCTCACGATGATGGCAAATGCATCATTGGCCCTTCGAGTCTACACGATGGCGTACAAGAAGGATCACGAGATCGAAGTGCGCAGCCCGGACGTGATCAGGGAAGGAGGATATGAATCAGCGCTCCGTGATGAAGGAATGCAGCATATCGGTTATGCTTTGCTTGTAAACCTGCTTGTATGGATCTACTTGGTGGTGGTTCAGCTCAAGTGTTTCACTTTTTATGTCATCAGACTTCTATATCCCAGGATAAAAGTCGCCATCACGACGTACTGTGACCGGCTG CTGGCGAAAACGTGGCACGGAACAGTCCTCGATGGGATAGCGGAGTATATCGATGATGTGAAGACAAATGTGGGcttcgcagaggaggagattAGACTTTCTCTTGCACAGAGGAGCTCAAACCACAAGGCTTCTTTCCACGGCACCCCGCTGCTAGAATTCCGGCGAGGACACGCAGGTGATTCCGGGGTTGCCAACGCCATTTCCGAACTCGAATCGCCAGACCGAGTAAGGCTACATTCTGAGGTTTTCGATTAG
- a CDS encoding hypothetical protein (encoded by transcript BESB_045270) has translation MERLAICFVICLNLAANVKKVNAQRGFLGNLLTNVAQGALQELQQKQQMLAQTAAQPSMPSVAEQERIEASGLIQAIQRAKMNQISATEAHAAVKDVQDTYKQLEQDLAMPLAEKTSHLKAERLKLMRRISTLTREVRSSYDSIHPDMVNSPLIIVAKTPEDDMRAVANRIDAQGSLDDLQGIMSPCAQFHNEREAQKKELQVVQSMNNLDEEARALSRMSPEERLTYVFISVTYPTAQVELSRTEKQAGTYRPTVLESAMSGLIGGALGSLAGGGVSPFAAGRV, from the exons ATGGAGAGGCTGGCTATCTGTTTTGTGATCTGTCTGAATCTCGCTGCAAACGTCAAAAAAGTCAATGCTCAGAGGGGCTTCCTAG GTAACCTGCTAACTAATGTGGCGCAAGGAGCGCTACAAGAACTGCAACAAAAACAGCAGATGCTCGCCCAGACGGCGGCCCAGCCAAGCATGCCATCCGTCGCCGAGCAAGAACGCATTGAGGCAAGCGG ACTCATCCAGGCAATACAACGGGCGAAGATGAATCAGATTTCTGCGACAG AGGCCCACGCGGCGGTGAAGGATGTGCAGGA CACGTACAAACAGCTAGAGCAGGACCTAGCAATGCCTCTGGCGGAAAAAACATCCCACTTGAAGGCTGAAAGGCTCAAACTCATGCGCCGCATCTCTACGCTAACGAGAGAGGTGCGGTCTTCCTATGATTCCATCCACCCAG ACATGGTGAACAGCCCGCTCATCATTGTCGCGAAGACTCCTGAGGACGATATGCGTGCTGTCGCCAACCGAATAGATGCTCAAG GCTCGCTGGATGACCTTCAAGGAATCATGTCTCCATGCGCGCAGTTTCACAACGAGCGGGAAGCTCAGAAGAAAGAGCTCCA GGTTGTTCAGAGTATGAACAATTTAGATGAAGAAGCGCGGGCTCTCAGCCGCATGTCTCCTGAGGAACGTCTGACCTATG TCTTCATCAGTGTTACGTACCCCACGGCACAGGTGGAGCTTTCCCGCACAGAGAAGCAGGCAGGTACTTACCGGCCGACTGTGTTGGAGTCAGCCATGTCGGGACTTATCGGCGGTGCCTTGGGGAGTCTCGCGGGTGGTGGAGTTAGTCCGTTTGCAGCAGGCCGAGTGTAG
- a CDS encoding MAPEG family protein (encoded by transcript BESB_045300) gives MKNICEAGTSMGGNKGPELPSFASPVCKHCSSRTLTCRCPCATSPGPRRVFECLATENQGPGAMYGWVIADVLLALALQVYLTVNVTRARRRFGIECPDVYAIKGVTGRTRFSGDADVMLLRLSDQECEVFNCYQRAHLNTLESYPIFLALLCLGGLQYPSACAIGGFIFLLGRLFYAFGYYTGHPEKRMWGSFGIIGLAICALSTLAFALNLATGGATASNGTVLSVFPSPSPSESTGDVDMLLPN, from the exons ATGAAGAACATATGTGAGGCAGGCACGTCTATGGGTGGAAATAAGGGTCCAGAGCTGCCGTCGTTTGCCTCGCCAGTTTGCAAACATTGCAGCTCAAGGACCCTAACCTGTCGTTGTCCTTGTGCGACTTCCCCAGGTCCACGACGCGTCTTCGAGTGTTTGGCGACCGAGAACCAGGGCCCCGGAGCCA TGTACGGCTGGGTTATTGCCGACGTGCTTTTGGCTCTGGCTTTACAAGTCTACCTTACGGTTAATGTtacgcgagcgcgacgccgttTCGGCATTGAATGCCCCGATGTGTACGCTATAAAAG GAGTAACAGGCCGTACAAGGTTTTCGGGGGATGCCGACGTCATGCTACTGCGGTTGTCTGACCAGGAGTGCGAAGTATTCAATTGCTACCAGCGCGCCCATCTG AATACCCTGGAGTCGTATCCCATTTTCCTTGCACTTCTATGCCTTGGCGGTCTCCAATAtccgtctgcgtgcgccatCGGAGGTTTCATCTTTTTACTTGGACGCCTATTCTACGCCTTCGGATACTATACAG GCCACCCAGAGAAACGGATGTGGGGATCCTTCGGTATCATCGGCCTCGCAATATGCGCTT TATCGACACTGGCTTTTGCTCTGAACTTGGCAACTGGGGGGGCTACCGCGTCAAACGGCACGGTTCTAAGTGTGTTTCCTTCGCCATCGCCTTCTGAGTCCACTGGTGACGTTGACATGCTACTTCCTAACTAA
- a CDS encoding hypothetical protein (encoded by transcript BESB_045280), which translates to MLKNLSQLSPDRLAKEPAVLQLRLEELSGALEQAVINNCSMLLSSSSCLTYVEDDASSLSRGLSALQLSLPELKERLQDFMDASGSASSRHAALQLLCVMQETVTELLSLPVLIRSCFKAGLYNEALDLAVFAREVEQERLACHSALLQELGTAENFASTVRLLGHLRRVGLFSEGYLRLQFIDRRGAPVSSLKTAVETQCITDPVRGLCAAASLLNGAIMEVVTQYKAIFGDLDPSISFWLRAQVKWFLVLLRNKLGPSSHECRNELFSGDRRYIQGRQSYVHSVDGRMVQHRVVSLCHEQAGDETSSLEAASLSLLYRHTHHAACGLRRVRGFFLPAAVPIFEQHLRALLWRKAGYAVKRFSQELSCYGWESSALFRSFVEKRNEYPGSAGHPVGFPVPGETAGAHERFALLRHPPLCVFLNELLKILNTALDFPLFSVVIALPALFKRILLNGAYLLAEVQRAVVDHLTDLQKRDEFASLCQAYSDDLLPLLAADLESVVGVKETHSVVFSEVKCWMERQRLGGAASISTGDVLQTGSDTSLLHLHPVSCIQPLITNA; encoded by the exons ATGCTAAAGAATCTGTCCCAGCTATCACCGGATCGCTTGGCCAAGGAGCCG GCGGTCCTACAGTTGAGGCTGGAAGAGCTCAGTGGAGCTCTGGAGCAGGCGGTGATCAACAACTGCAGCATGCTGCTGTCTTCCTCGAGCTGCTTGACCTATGTGGAAGATGAT GCTTCTTCTCTATCAAGAGGCCTCTCGGCTCTGCAGCTGTCGCTGCCCGAACTGAAAGAGCGGCTCCAG GACTTTATGGATGCGAGCGGTAGCGCCTCCAGCAGGCATGCGGCTCTGCAGCTTCTGTGTGTCATGCAGGAGACTGTCACGGAG ctgctgtcTCTACCAGTTCTTATAAGGAGCTGCTTCAAGGCTGGCTTGTACAACGAAGCTCTTGACCTCGCTGTGTTTGCGCGCGAG GTTGAGCAAGAGCGTCTGGCTTGCCACAGCGCTTTGCTTCAAGAATTAGGTACGGCCGAAAATTTCGCTTCGACCGTTAGGCTTCTAGG GCATCTGCGAAGAGTTGGCCTCTTTTCTGAGGGCTACCTGCGGCTACAGTTCATTGATCGCCGAGGAGCACCTGTTTCTTCTCTGAAAACTGCTGTCGAGACACAGTGCATTACCGATCCTGTCAG gggtctctgcgccgccgcaagtTTACTCAACGGTGCCATTATGGAGGTCGTCACGCAGTACAA GGCTATTTTCGGTGACCTCGACCCCTCTATCAGCTTCTGGCTGCGTGCACAAGTGAAATGGTTCCTTGTGCTGCTGCGCAATAAGCTCGGACCAAGCTCGCACGAATGCAGGAACGAGCTGTTTTCCGGCGACCGTCGATACATACAAGGGAGACAATCTTATGTACACAGTGTGGACGGCAGGATGGTGCAGCATAGAGTCGTATCTCTATGTCACGAGCAAGCTGGGGACGAGACTTCTTCCCTAGAAGCTGCCAGTCTCTCCTTGCTGTACCGACACACGCACCATGCGGCGTGTGGTCTCCGGCGGgtgcgcggcttcttcttgccGGCAGCGGTACCGATCTTCGAACAGCATCTGCGCGCTCTTTTGTGGCGTAAGGCAGGATATGCTGTTAAACGTTTTAGTCAG GAACTCAGTTGCTACGGCTGGGAATCGTCAGCCTTATTCCGTAGCTTTGTCGAGAAACGCAACGAGTACCCGGGTTCTGCAGGGCATCCCGTCGGGTTCCCGGTTCCGGGTGAAACAGCTGGTGCCCATGAGCGCTTTGCACTGCTTCGGCATCCGCCACTGTGTGTCTTCTTGAACGAACTCTTAAAGATTCTCAATACCGCGCTGGACTTTCCTTTGTTCAGTGTTGTAATTGCTTTACCGGCATTATTCAAGCGCATCCTGCTGAATGGTGCGTACCTGCTGGCGGAGGTCCAGCGGGCCGTGGTGGACCACCTAACAGACCTGCAGAAAAGGGATGAGTTTGCATCTCTGTGTCAGGCGTACTCCGACGATCTTCTACCGTTGTTAGCTGCAGATCTGGAGAGCGTGGTAGGCGTTAAGGAGACTCACTCG GTGGTTTTCAGCGAGGTTAAGTGTTGGATGGAGAGGCAACGCCTTGGAGGAGCAGCCAGCATTTCAACAGGGGACGTATTGCAAACAGGGAGTGACACTTCCCTGCTTCATCTGCATCCGGTATCTTGCATTCAACCTCTAATAACAAATGCGTAA
- a CDS encoding type iib dna topoisomerase (encoded by transcript BESB_045320), protein MLDNESALVIRLEEASFLLLQWMAESDQFQSVGFSWLRGPFTSRKARIASRWAAMMRQIIILLRTKRHVTTRELFYTDVKIYSTQVVTNRTLAKMTHFFGVPREALHVFAPSKMLVRGPLILTEKSLIRVACYARLNFVLTVEKETVFQRLLAANFTHRQQQCAVLTPRGYPDITSRKLLSLIASQLTSQTRLFCLCDCDPHGLAIAMTLAFGGKQSKSKYYTEDFTIPQIEPLRLPEPRYAVSRGMIRQEDVWPMTTVDLNLLNTLRGRLKTLERQHPGHIHESWRKSVESMCCHGAKYELDAFSDLPVVVTSLITDAVSSL, encoded by the exons ATGCTAGACAACGAAAGCGCGTTGGTCATTCGGCTGGAAGAAGCCAGTTTTTTGCTGTTACAGTGGATGGCCGAGTCGGACCAATTTCAGTCAGTCGGTTTCTCGTGGCTCCGGGGACCGTTCACCAGTCGCAAAGCGCGGATAGCTTCGCGGTGGGCAGCGATGATGAGACAGATAATCATACTTCTTCGGACGAAGAGGCATGTGACGACGAGGGAGCTTTTCTACACCGACGTCAAGATATACTCCACGCAGGTGGTAACTAATAGGACGCTAGCAAAGATGACTCACTTCTTTGGTGTGCCGCGTGAGGCGCTGCATGTCTTCGCGCCCTCCAAGATGCTTGTCAGAGGACCTTTGATCTTGACCGAGAAATCCT TAATCCGAGTCGCATGCTACGCGAGGCTGAATTTTGTTTTG ACGGTCGAAAAGGAGACAGTGTTTCAGCGCCTTCTTGCAGCGAACTTTACGCACCG TCAGCAGCAGTGTGCGGTGTTGACCCCACGTGGGTACCCTG ACATTACCAGCCGGAAGCTGTTGTCCCTTATCGCGTCTCAGCTCACTAGCCAGACGAGGCTTTTCTGTCTGTGCGACTGCGACCCTCATG GCTTGGCAATAGCAATGACGCTTGCCTTCGGAGGCAAACAAAGCAAGAGCAAATACT ATACCGAGGACTTCACTATACCACAAATAGAGCCTCTCAGACTGCCCGAGCCGAGATACGCTGTGTCACGAGGAATGATTCGACAGGAGGACGTTTGGCCCATGACAACCGTAGACCTGAACCTGCTAAATAC GTTGCGGGGTCGCCTGAAAACGCTCGAAAGGCAGCACCCTGGCCACATACACGAGAGTTGGAG GAAGAGTGTGGAAAGCATGTGCTGCCATGGAGCTAAGTACGA GCTAGATGCATTCAGCGATTTGCCAGTTGTTGTTACCTCGCTGATAACGGATGCTGTCTCATCGCTATAA
- a CDS encoding putative copper chaperone COX17-1 (encoded by transcript BESB_045290) yields the protein MGTLASTPALPPSTTQTAGGATSSCGGKVNSAGKKICCVCKETKAARDECIVLNGEENCKTFIEAHNQCLRSEGFDVQ from the coding sequence ATGGGGACACTGGCCTCTACGCCTGCCCTTCCGCCTTCAACCACACAAACAGCCGGTGGCGCCACATCGTCGTGCGGTGGAAAGGTTAATTCGGCGGGGAAGAAGATTTGCTGCGTTTGCAAAGAAACCAAAGCGGCACGGGATGAATGCATCGTTTTAAATGGGGAGGAGAACTGTAAGACTTTTATCGAGGCGCACAACCAATGTCTGCGGAGCGAAGGGTTCGATGTCCAGTGA